One window from the genome of Trichoplusia ni isolate ovarian cell line Hi5 chromosome 13, tn1, whole genome shotgun sequence encodes:
- the LOC113499914 gene encoding integrator complex subunit 7: MIGVRSSNFNDSSGEPEQDANSALTELDKGLRSGKVGEQCEAIVRFPRLFEKYPFPILINSSFLKLADVFRMGNNFLRLWVLRVCQQSEKHLDKILNVDEFLRRVFSVLHSNDPVARALALRTLGAVAGIIPERQNVHHAIRRGLDSHDNVEVDAAIYATTRFAEHSNAFAVAMCNKLWDMVDCESTAAERRAKLVRALRTVHGGAVRAQGVLKLLRSLLERFPSSSSVRAAITALTHIAADTVVHVPDQVELLLSIAMNDARSSVRRAALLGLRKLAEHAALWPSTCIEKLVRAATDSQETEHTMLCLQVMQKLVACPAVCAAAGGAGGCAALRRYCCEAALSADLARAATAAIVLTRLIVHCYEESIPVEGAELMLALETLVTATGEDNPNNIKPLRVALRCLVQLSRAEASVYAGRTALVVARQLQAGGNIAARRALLEALAALGGAAHPALLAPAMPALHHAREQMQRSNAVENPPDDGTALVLLCTVLFQERAGKALTHSISPAWQDTILATVRPADGWVRYRVARAALRYGHHSLAATILKRLSEEAPSEAAQRWLTALHGAAAADARLEEEGITGLEAASSGWEVCSGWGGAGGAGGAGGAGCAAACAGCGACWPLPAAWLRARARALAALAAAHHAARALCTQPPPAIAHTHAQSARDPTLKAGAFATAIRKAARAVSAVANKYGAIARTAFHADDSTLRHLQISQHTYAQLAQFLDRITSSTQERPADLETVDLKPTTLEEMIALSASKALTEISAKLFDNPTTNPGITHRHMDAVLAAVRACGRGALWPRGVCAGRAGGALCRVSLSPAWRLAGASQPDHAATLPLSHRLALKLEGVVLPPIPLSKRQRQRQVKGVQITVTATPHPRTNEKTVELTNIPPVLTAVQTVTPVRDFFSAQQLVSVNTPGLYTVAVEAAFVDEKAQLWNTGPRTAIVIKAHEDPSVKGTTTTTRARF; this comes from the exons ATGATTGGTGTTCGATCAAGTAACTTTAACGACAGTTCTGGTGAGCCGGAACAGGACGCTAACTCAGCATTAACTGAACTAGATAAAG GCCTCCGGTCAGGGAAAGTGGGTGAACAATGCGAGGCTATAGTCCGTTTCCCTCGTTTATTCGAAAAATATCCTTTTCCTATACTCATAAACTCATCATTCCTTAAATTGGCCGATGTGTTTCGTATGGGCAATAATTTCCTTCGCCTATGGGTGCTTCGAGTCTGCCAACAAAGCGAGAAGCATTTGGACAAGATTCTGAACGTAGATGAGTTCTTGAGAAGAGTGTTCAGTGTTCTACATTCAAATGATCCTGTGGCCCGGGCACTGGCCTTGCGGACTCTTGGTGCGGTGGCTGGCATTATACCGGAGCGTCAGAATGTGCATCACGCGATACGTAGAGGTCTCGACAGCCATGATAATGTTGAAGTTGATGCTGCTATATATGCTACAACACGATTTGCTGAACACTCCAA TGCTTTTGCGGTAGCAATGTGCAACAAATTATGGGATATGGTCGATTGTGAAAGTACTGCTGCGGAGCGCAGAGCTAAACTTGTGAGGGCTCTCAGAACTGTGCATGGAGGAG ctgTAAGAGCTCAAGGTGTGTTGAAGTTACTCCGCTCCCTACTGGAACGGTTTCCATCCTCAAGTTCTGTGCGCGCTGCCATTACCGCACTGACGCACATCGCAGCCGACACTGTAGTGCATGTTCCTGATCAA GTGGAACTCCTACTGAGCATCGCTATGAACGACGCTCGCTCGTCTGTACGCCGCGCCGCTCTCCTAGGTCTGCGTAAGCTGGCTGAACATGCGGCGTTATGGCCCTCTACTTGTATCGAGAAGTTGGTGCGGGCCGCCACTGACAGCCAGGAGACTGAGCATACTATGCTCTGCTTGCAAGTCATGCAG AAGCTGGTGGCGTGTCCGGCGgtgtgcgcggcggcgggcggcgcgggcggctgcGCGGCGCTGCGGCGCTACTGCTGCGAGGCCGCGCTCAGCGCCGACCTGGCGcgcgccgccaccgccgccatCGTGCTCACCAGGCTCATCGTGCACTG CTATGAAGAGTCTATTCCCGTGGAGGGAGCGGAATTGATGTTGGCCCTGGAAACACTAGTCACCGCGACAGGAGAAGATAACCCGAACAATATCAAACCTTTGAGAGTTGCGCTGCGCTGTTTG GTGCAACTAAGTCGCGCAGAAGCCAGCGTGTACGCAGGTCGTACAGCCTTAGTGGTGGCCCGCCAACTGCAGGCGGGGGGTAACATTGCGGCCCGCCGGGCCTTGCTAGAAGCCCTGGCTGCACTCGGCGGGGCCGCGCATCCGGCGCTACTGGCGCCCGCCATGCCCGCTCTGCACCATGCGAGAGAGCAGATGCAACG GTCCAACGCCGTAGAGAATCCCCCTGACGACGGCACAGCCCTGGTCCTGCTGTGCACGGTCCTGTTCCAGGAGCGCGCGGGCAAGGCCCTCACGCACAGCATCAGCCCCGCCTGGCAGGACACCATCCTGGCTACCGTCAGGCCCGCGGACGGCTGGGTGCGGTACCGGGTCGCTAGGGCGGCCTTGAG ATACGGCCACCACAGCCTGGCCGCTACTATCCTGAAGCGCTTGTCCGAGGAGGCTCCCAGCGAGGCGGCCCAGAGGTGGCTCACTGCGCTGCATGGCGCTGCTGCTGCTGATGCGAGGCTAGAGGAAGAAG GCATCACGGGGCTGGAGGCGGCCAGCTCGGGCTGGGAGGTGTGCAGCGGCTGGGGcggggcggggggcgcgggcggcgcgggcggcgcgggctgcgcggcggcgtgcgcgggcTGCGGCGCGTGCTGGCCGCTGCCGGCCGCGTGGCTGCGCGCGCGCGCGCGGGCGCtggccgcgctggccgccgcgcACCACGCCGCGCGCGCGCTCTGCACGCAGCCGCCGCCCGCCATCGCGCACACGCACGCACAG TCTGCTCGCGACCCCACTCTAAAGGCGGGTGCGTTTGCCACGGCCATCCGcaaggcggcgcgcgcggtCTCGGCCGTCGCCAACAAGTACGGCGCCATCGCAAGAACCGCCTTCCACGCTGACGACTCCACGCTAAGACATCTGCAAAT TTCCCAGCACACATACGCCCAGCTCGCTCAGTTCCTGGACCGCATCACGTCCAGCACTCAGGAGCGGCCAGCTGATCTGGAGACCGTGGACCTCAAGCCCACTACGTTAGAGGAGATGATAGCGCTGTCCGCCAGCAAAGCTCTCACTGAGATATCTGCGAAACTGTTTGATAATCCCACTACTAATCCGGGGATTACGCATCGG CACATGGACGCGGTGCTGGCGGCGGTGCGCGCgtgcgggcgcggcgcgctgTGGCCGCGCGGCGTGTgcgcggggcgcgcgggcggcgcgctgtGCCGCGTGTCGCTGTCGCCGGCGTGGCGGCTGGCGGGCGCCTCGCAGCCCGACCACGCCGCCACGCTGCCGCTCTCGCACCGCCTCGCGCTCAAGCTCGAGGGCGTCGTGCTGCCGCCCATCCCGCTCAG TAAACGCCAGCGTCAACGTCAAGTTAAAGGCGTCCAGATCACAGTAACGGCTACTCCACATCCACGCACTAATGAAAAG ACGGTGGAGCTCACCAACATCCCGCCGGTCCTGACCGCCGTGCAGACCGTGACCCCGGTCCGCGACTTCTTCTCAGCCCAGCAGTTGGTCAGTGTGAACACGCCCGGCCTGTACACGGTGGCAGTGGAGGCCGCCTTCGTGGATGAGAAGGCTCAGCTCTGGAACACTGGGCCCAGGACTGCTATTGTCATTAAG GCACACGAGGACCCCAGCGTAAAGGGCACAACGACAACAACGCGCGCAAGATTCTAG
- the LOC113499915 gene encoding leucine-rich repeat neuronal protein 3-like yields the protein MLVHILLLAFIAQVKTTSICDRKSCVCWVKNVQNEDYQGENVQCSYVEKDILKGDYELPDIVNSLDLASNKIETVHSSHLLDSTTLIELLLNDNAITKVDVNSFQLPELKRLDLSNNQLELIDEEVFSNMRKLEYLNLANNRFTTFTKMNFHHLSSLNDIVLDNNNIGPSLKDSNLFDRSGSGLTNKIKSLSISGINLNTVPDNFFVDAYDISSLIISNNNITSVFEIPFTLKHLDLSDNPIKEISAEDFTDLIALQELNLDNLLIKEIPDYIFEHLPSLRKLTLERNNNLANFSKLAFGREVLDDPAEFKLESLSLKGSRLTRLDEALAVPLGELTELDLQGNPWRCDCDFVWVKTLQLSDQYTQHLRCDKPTTLFNAKIFDLKEKYFTCESRNRGFEIAIVVICATLGFVAIWVFLCLPTRKTGCGLFKNMYGPSTAYSILPMAASFHNDVDR from the exons ATGCTCGTACACATACTACTCCTCGCGTTTATAGCACAAGTGAAAACCACGTCGATTTGTGATCGGAAGTCGTGCGTGTGTTGGGTGAAAAATGTTCAGAACGAAGACTACCAAGGTGAAAATGTCCAGTGCTCGTACGTTGAGAAGGATATCCTCAAAGGTGACTACGAACTTCCCGATATAGTGAACTCACTGGATTTAGCCtcgaataaaatagaaacagtGCACTCATCCCACCTGTTAGACTCAACAACTTTGATAGAGTTATTGTTGAATGATAACGCTATAACAAAAGTGGATGTCAACAGTTTCCAGTTACCTGAACTCAAGAGGTTAGATCTGAGTAACAATCAACTGGAATTAATAGATGAGGAAGTGTTCAGTAATATGAGGAAGTTGGAATATCTAAACCTGGCTAACAATAGATTCACAACGTTTACCAAAATGAATTTCCATCATTTGAGCAGTTTAAACGATATTGTTTTGGATAACAACAACATTGGGCCCAGTTTGAAAGACTCGAACCTGTTCGACAGAAGTGGTTCAGGGTTGACAAACAAGATCAAGAGTCTCAGCATCAGTGGGATTAACCTCAACACCGTCCCAGACAACTTCTTCGTTGATGCCTACGATATCAGTTCCCTGATTATCTCAAACAACAATATTACCAGTGTTTTCGAAATACCATTTACACTAAAACACCTAGATTTATCAGATAATCCTATAAAAGAAATATCTGCTGAAGACTTTACTGACTTAATAGCACTACAAGAGTTGAATTTGGACAATCTTCTTATAAAGGAAATTCCTGATTACATATTTGAACATTTACCTTCGTTGAGAAAACTTACTTTGGAACGAAATAACAATTTAGCTAATTTTAGTAAGTTAGCATTCGGTCGGGAAGTGTTGGACGATCCTGCTGAGTTTAAATTGGAGAGTCTTTCATTGAAAGGGTCAAGATTAACTCGACTGGACGAGGCCCTGGCTGTGCCTCTTGGAGAATTGACAGAGCTGGACTTGCAGGGCAACCCGTGGCGATGCGATTGTGACTTCGTTTGGGTGAAAACATTACAGCTATCTGATCAATATACACAGCATTTGAG atgCGATAAGCCAACGACGCTATTCAACGCGAAAATATTCGATCTAAAAGAGAAATACTTTACCTGCGAGAGCAGAAACCGCGGCTTTGAGATCGCCATAGTGGTGATATGTGCTACCTTAGGGTTTGTAGCCATATGGGTCTTCCTCTGCCTACCTACAAGAAAAACTGGATGTGGCCTCTTCAAGAACATGTACGGGCCTTCAACAGCGTACAGTATATTGCCTATGGCAGCCAGTTTTCATAACGACGTCGACAGATAA